The Geobacter metallireducens GS-15 region TTTCCCGGGCCGTCCCGCGCCGGTTTTCGTGGCTGGCCAAGGAGGAGCTTTTCCGCATTCCGCTGTTCGGGTCCGCCATGCGGCGGGCCGGCTACATTCCCGTGGACCGGAGTGACGGCCGCAAGGCCCTGCGGAGCCTTGACGCCGCGGCAAAGAGGATCAGGGCCGGGGCCAGCGTCATCGTCTTCCCCGAGGGGACCCGGACCGTCGACGGTTCGCTCCTCCCCTTCAAGAAGGGGGGCTTCATCCTGGCGGAGCGGGCGGGAGTGCCGATCGTCCCCTTCACCATCAACGGCAGCATGCGGGTGAACCCCCGCAATACCTGCAACCTTGTCCGCGGCGCGGAGATCTCGGTCCGGTTCGGTGCGCCGATCCCCACCTCCGGCAGCAAAGCCCTCAAGGGGCAGCCCCTCATGGACCGGGTGCGGGACTCCATCCAGGCCGGGTTGGAACGTTAGGATGCAACTTCTTTCCCTCGCACTCATCGCCATAGGGGGCGCGGCCATGGCCTGGGGACTGCCGGCGGCCCACCGGTTGGCAAAACCGTGGGATGTTCTGGCGGCCGTTGCCGCACTCTGCGGGCTGGTTGCCGTGTTGGTGGGGGCTCTTCTTGCCGTTGTGCCGGGATTTTTCGGATAGGAACCAGTGATCGAACGGACCAAGAACATCATTGCCAACGTGACGGTGATCGCCGTCATTTCCCTCCTCCTCATCGGGGGTAATACCTGGTGGCGGCAGCGGACCCAGTTCCAGCGGGGAGAAGCTGCCCTGGCGGCCCGTGATTACCTGGCCGCCATTTCCGGGTACGAGGCTGCAATCCACATGTATACCCCGGGGAGCTCCCTGGTGGAGAACTCGGCCCGGCGCCTCTGGGATATGGGGGGCGAATTCGAGCGGGCCGGCGACCTGGAGCGGGCCCTCATTGCCTACCGGTCGCTCCGGAGCTCCTTCTACGCGGCCCGGTGGCTCGCGCAGCCGGGGGAGGAGTGGATCGAGGGGTGCGATCGGAAGATCGCGGAGATTCTCGGACGGCAGGGGTACCCCCCTCCCGCCCCGAGGTAGGGTGCCATGGAAACTGATCAGAACCAACCCGCCGGCCTGCGCGTCATCCCCCTGGGGGGGGTGGGGGAGATCGGCCTCAACATGATGGTCTACGAGTACGGCGACGACATCATCGTGGCCGACTGCGGACTCATGTTCCCCGAGCCCCACATGCTCGGCATCGATATCGTCATCCCCGACATCACCTACCTGCGTGAGCGGGCCGACCGGGTGCGGGGGATCTTCCTGACCCATGGCCATGAAGACCACATCGGCGCCCTTCCCTACGTCCTTCCCGAGCTTCCCGTTCCCATTTTCGGCACAGCCCTCACTCTCGGCTTCGTGCGGGAGAAACTGAAGGAGTTCGACCTCGACAGCTCCACGGACCTGAGCGTGGTGAAGCCTCGGGAGTCGGTAACCGTCGGCCCCTTCAAGGTGGAGTTCATCCGGGTCTCCCACTCCATTGTTGACGGCTGCGCCCTGGCGATCCGCACCCCCGAGGGGGTGGTGATCCACACCGGCGACTTCAAGATCGACCAGACCCCTGTTGATGGCGAGCTGACTGACCTGGCCTCCTTTGCCCGCTACGGCTCCGAGGGGGTCCTGGCGCTCTTCTCCGACTCCACCAACGTGGAACGGCAGGGGTACACCCTGTCGGAGCGGCTGGTGGGGGAGGCCTTTGACGAGATATTTCCCCGCTGTCCGGGGCGGATCATCGTGGCGGCTTTCTCCAGCAACATCCACCGGGTGCAGCAGGCGGTGGAGTCCGCGGCCCGCTGCGGTCGCAAGGTGCTCCTGAACGGCCGCTCCATGATCGCCAACGTGGCCATTGCCCGGCAGCTGGGGTACCTGCGTATCCCCGACGATGTGCTGATCGACCTTCGGGAGATGCCGCGCCTGCCGCCGGAGCAGGTCTGCATGATCACTACCGGTTCCCAGGGAGAGCCCATGAGCGCCCTGACCCGCATCGCCATGGACGACCACAAGCAGATCAAGCTGGAGAAGGGGGACACGGTGATCCTCTCCTCCCGCTTCATCCCCGGGAACGAGAAGACCATCTCCGACCTCATCAACCACCTTTACCGCCGGGGGGCCGAGGTCTTTCACGAGAAGGTGTCCGAGGTGCACGTGTCGGGCCATGCCTCCCGGGAGGAGCTGAAGTTGATGATCAACCTGGTGCGGCCCAAATTTTTCGTGCCGGTCCATGGCGAGTACCGGCACCTGGTGAAGCATTCCCGGCTGGCCCAGCGGGTGGGGGTCCCGGAGGAGCGCTGCCTCGTGGTTGAGAACGGTGCAGTGATCCGCTTCGCCGACGGAGCGGCCGAGGTGGCCGGCAGCGTCGCGAACGGCCGGGTATTCATCGACGGCAAGGGGATCGGCGACGTGGGGGCGGTGGTCCTCAAGGACCGCAAGCACCTCTCCGAGGACGGAATGGTGGTGGTCATCATCTCCATCAACCCCCAGACGGGCGAGATTCTCTATGGTCCCGACATCGTCTCCCGCGGGTTCGTTTTCGAGGACGAGAGCCAGGAGTACCTGGATGAAACGAAGAAGATAGTCCTGGACCTCCTGGCCGGGATGTCGCCGGAAGTCCTCAAGGACTGGAACGAGGTGAAGCAGGAAGTGCGGCGCATCCTGAGACGTTTCTTCAACAAGACCATTGAGCGGCGGCCAGTGATCCTGCCGCTGATTATAGAGATGTAGGAATGGACGAACAGATCGACAAGAAAGAAAAACTGAAGAAGGAGATCCAGGGGATGGCCCTCGGCGCGCTGGGGCTCTTCATCCTCATTGCCCTTGTGTCGTTCAATGCCGGCGACCCCTCGTCAAATACGTACAATTCCGAAACAGGGGTTCACAATTTCGGCGGCAGATTGGGAGCGGAGCTTTCCGACCTTCTCATCCAGATCGTTGGGCTTGCCTCTTATGCTGTCCCAACGGGTCTGCTGTATCTTTCGTACAAACTTCTCCGCTTTAAGGAGTTGCGTTGGAAAAATTATAAAGCGTTTGCCTTTATTACGCTGTTGATCTCATTGTCGTCGTTGTTCGGATTTTTTAAGCCCGACACGGTCTTTCTTGGTCAAAAAGTCCTCACCGGCGGTGCCGTTGGGACTAAGACGGCAACGTTCCTCAAGACCTACTTCGGCATCCCCGGAGCCATCCTTATCATCCTCCCCCTCCTGGCCGCTTCGGCCATGGTCCTGTCCCGCTTCTCCTTCGTCCTCTTCGCCGACTGGTGGTTCGCGAACCTGAAGGAGCGCTGGGCCCGACGTCGGGAGCGGCAGGAGCTGAACCGCCAGCTCCTCGATACGGGGGAGAAGGCCGAGAAGAAAAAATCACCGGAAATCAAGCCGGTCCACGTGGCGGTTCCCCCTCCGCCGCCGGTCCAGAAAAAAGAGGAGAAGAAGGAAAAGGCCAAGATCGCCCCACTCCAGGAGGCCTTCGACTTCATCAAGGCGGAGGGGGACCACCGCACTCCGCCGCTCTCGCTCCTCGATACCCCTCCCCAGACCGAGAAGCGCCTCGACCGCGACATCCTCACCATGAACGCCCGGCTTCTGGAGAAGAAGTTCAAGGATTTCGGCATCGACGGCGAGGTGGTGGAGATCTGCCCCGGCCCGGTGATCACCATGTTCGAGTTCGCCCCGGGCCCCGGCATCAAGGTGAGTCGCATAGCCTCCCTCTCCGACGACCTCTCCATGGCGCTCCAGTCCATGTCGATCCGGATCGTGGCCCCCATTCCCGGCAAGGGGGTGGTGGGGATCGAGATCCCGAACCGGGAGCGGGAGACGGTCTTTCTTAAGGAGATTTTCAACGGCGAGGAGTTCCACGGCAGCAAGATGAAGCTGCCGCTCGCTCTCGGCAAAGACATCGCCGGCGCCCCGGTCGTGACCGATCTGGCCAAAATGCCCCACCTCCTGGTGGCCGGCGCCACCGGATCGGGAAAGTCCGTATCCATCAACACCATGATCCTGTCGCTCCTCTATACCGCTACCCCCAAGGACGTGCGGGTCATCATGGTGGACCCGAAGATGCTGGAACTTTCCATCTACGAGGGGATCCCGCACCTGCTTCTTCCCGTTGTCACCAACCCCAAGAAGGCATCCCTGGCGCTGAAGTGGGCCGTGGAGGAGATGGGGCGTCGCTACCGCCTCATGGCCGACAAGGGGGTGCGGAACATCGGCTCCTACAACCAGTGCCTCGAAAAGGAGGAGAAGGAGGCCGAGGAGCTCAAGGCCCAGGGGACCGTTGTGCTGGAAGACGTGGTGGACGAGTCCCCGGACGACGAGGAGGCGATCCAGCAGTTCCTGGCCAAGCAGGAGGAGCTGGAGCACGGGCACCTGCCGTACATCGTCGTCATCGTGGACGAACTGGCGGACCTCATGATGGTGGCCGGCCGGGAGATCGAGGAGTCCATCGCACGCCTGGCCCAGATGGCCCGGGCCGCCGGCATCCATCTCATCCTCGCCACGCAGCGGCCGTCGGTGGACGTCATCACCGGCCTCATCAAGGCCAACTTCCCGGCCCGGATCTCCTTCCAGGTCTCCTCCAAAATCGACTCCCGGACCATCCTCGACACCAACGGCGCCGAGTCGCTCCTGGGGGCCGGCGACATGCTCTTCCTTCCCCCGGGAACCGCCAAGATGCAGCGGGTCCACGGGGCCTTCGTTTCCGACGCCGAGGTGCAGCGGGTGGTGGACTTCCTCAAGAAGCAGGGGAAGCCGGTCTACGACAAGTCGATCCTGGAGATGAAGGAAGAGAGCGGCTCCGGCAGCGGCGACGACGAGGATATGGTGGACGAGCGGTACGATGACGCCGTGGCCCTGGTGGCCGAGACGCGCCAGGCCTCCATCTCCATGGTCCAGCGGCGGCTGCGGATCGGCTACAACCGCGCCGCGAGAATCATCGAGCGGATGGAGCAGGAGGGGATCGTCGGCCCAAGCGACGGGACCAGCAAGCCACGGGAAGTCTTCATCAACAAGATCTGAGCCGTCATGACAGAGTACCCTCTCCCCCTTTTTATCCTCAATCTCATCCTCACCCTTGTCGATGCCGCCATCGGCTACCACGTGGCGCCGATGATCATGCGCCGCTTCACCCCCGACCCGGAGACGGCGGAGCTGTCGGTGCGGGGGATGCGGACCATGCTCGGCGGGGTGGTGGCTCTCTACATGTTTTTCAACTGTCTCGGGTACTTCCGGCAGAACGGCGTCATGCTCATGGTAGTGACCGCCGTCGTGGTGGTGGATATGGTGGCGCAGTTGGTGGTGCGGCGAAAGATCGGGAAGGGGTAGGCAGGGGCAAAAATATGGGAAAAGACTCGAATACTTGAACGCGGCGGGCTTTCCCGTCGCGTTTTTTTATGCTGGCAGCCGGATAGATGCTACTCCTCCAGCCTCCCCAAGATCCGCAGGAGACCGTCGAGGATGGTGAGGGGGTGGGGTGGACAGCCGGGGATGTAGAGGTCGATGGGGATGAGGCCGTCGGCGCCGTTGTGAACATCGGGGGAGTCGATGAAGGGACCACCGTTGATGGCGCAGGCCCCGGCGGCGATGGCGATTTTCGGCTCGGGGATCGCCTCCCAGGTCTTGAGGAGGGCGAGGTGCATGTTCTCGGTAACCGGGCCGGTGATGAAGATGCCGTCGGCATGGCGGGGGGAGGCAACGAACTGGATGCCGAAGCGCCCCAGGTCAAAGCCGACGGTGGAGAGGACGTTGGTGTCGGCCTCGCAGGCGTTGCACCCCCCTGCCGAGACCTCGCGGAGCTTGAGGGAGTGGCTGAAGAGGAATTGTCGCGTCGCGTCCAGGGGGGGGGCGAGCCTCCGGACCTCTCCGGACCGGACGATGAGGTCCTCCCGCCGGTTAACGGCCAGCCGGTGATCGCCAGTGAAAGAGATGGCGCCGTGGGGGCAGGCGCCGGCGCATTCAGGGCAGAAGAGGCATTTCCCCATGTCGAGGGCGAGGGTTTTCCCGGTCCCCGGTCCCTGGTCCCCGGTCCCGGCCGTTATGGCGCCATGAGGACAGGCGTTGGCACAGTCGGCGCACCCGCCGGGACACATTTCCGGATCCAGGAAGGGGGCCCCCCGGAAGAGTTCCGGCAGTTGCGCCGGCCCAGCGGGGTAGGCGATGGTTCGGTGTCCCTGGTGACGTCTGGCAAAGAGTGCCTTGAGCATGGTGCGCCTCCCCTGGGGGGGACCTATTCCGCTGCGGCCCCGCTATAGCCGAGTTTTACGGAGATGGTTTCGGCGGCTTTCTGGGCCAGGGGGACCAGTTCTGCGGCGACGCGCTCGTCGGAGAACCTCATGGTCGGCCCTGAGATGATGACCGCCCCGACCGTTTCAGTCCGGTAGTCGCGGATGGGGGCAGCCACCCCCCGGACTCCGATTTCAAGCTCCTCGTTGTCGATGGCGTAGCCGGCGGCGGCGATTTCCTTCAGGTGCTCCCGGAGCCGGGTGGCGTCGGTGATGGTGTTGGGAGTGAAGGGGACCAGTTCCTTGCGGGCCAGGTAACGCTCAAGCTTCGGTTCGGAGAGGGAAGCGAGCATCACCTTCCCGGCGGCGGTGCAGTAAGCGGGCAGCCGGGAACCGAGTCGGGAGACGACCCGGACCGTGGCACGGCTTTCGACCCCGTAGAGGTAGATGCTCAGGTTTTCCTTAAGGATGGAAACGTAAGCGGTTTCATCGCATTCCCTGACCAATTCCTCAAGAACCGGTTTTGCGTAGGGGAGGAGCGCCATCTGGCGGATCATGGTCTGGCGGATCTCAAGGGTTTTGAGTCCGAGCCGGTAGTTGCCGGTGACCCGGTTCTGTTCCACGTACCCCCGGGCCTCCAGGGTGGCCAGGAGCCGGAATACGTTGTTCTTGTGGAGCCTGAGCCGCTTTGCCAGTTCGGTTACGCCGAGCTCGGACACCCCTTCTCCGTGGAACTGCTCCAGGAGATCGAGGGCGTGGGAGACGGCAAGAATCATGTAATCGGATTTGTCTTTTTTCTGCACGGTGAGCCTCTGTCGGGTGGAGTGAAAAAGCAAACCCGTCTCTTATATCACAAATCGAACCCGCAGTAGGAGAGATTAAAACTCTTGTTGCAGAGGGGGAAGTCGGAAATCTGCTGATTCCGCAGGGCCAGGGCGAGTCCGGTCCAGTTGTGGAACGACGGGTCGACCACCTTGTAGCGGGCAAAACGGCCGGTGCCGTCGGTGATGGCAACGTGGCAGATCTCACCCCGCCACCCCTCGGTGAGAGCCACGGCCACGCTGTCCGGCGCAGGGGTGGCGGTATTCGTCACAGGAGGGCCGGCCGGCAACTGGCGGAGTTGCTCCGCTACGAAGTGGAGGGAGGCCTCCGCCTCGCGCCAGCGGACATGGGCCCGGGCAAAGACGTCACCGTTTTCCTCAACAGCCACGGCCACCGGACTCACGCCGTAGATGCCGAAGGGGGTATCCCGCCGCACGTCCCGGTCGATACCGCATGCCCGGGCCGCCGGACCCACGAGGCCGATCTCCCGGGCCGTCTCCTGACTCACCTTTCCTGTCCCCTCGAAGCGGGCCATGACCGACTGGGTGTCCCAGAGGAGCCCCACCGCATTTTCCAGATCGTCGCTCGCGGCGGCGAGCCGATCGAGGAGCTCGCCCGCCTGCCGTTCGCCCACGTCGAAACCGACCCCGCCGGGGCGTACGATACCCCTGCCGAAACGGCTTCCACAGATATGGGCCGTCATGTTGAGGAAATCCCCCCTGATCCGGCCGCAGAAGGAGGCGGTGGGAAGATAGGCCACATCCCCGGCCAGTGCCCCCAGGTCGCCGGTGTGGTTGGCGAGCCGTTCCAGTTCCAGGGAGATGGCCCGGATGATCTCGGCCCGGGCCGACGGAACCGTCCCCCCGAGCGCCTCCATGACCATGGCATAGGCCAGGGTGTGGCCGATGGTGGTGTCGCCGGCGATGGTCTCCATCTGGAAGAGGGTTTTCGGGTGGGGGCCCTTCAGGATGCCCTCCTCAACCCCCCGGTGCTGGTAGCCGAGGGCAATCTCCAGGCTGAAGACCTCTTCGCCGTGGCACTGGAAGCGGAAATGCCCCGGCTCGATGATCCCTGCGTGGACCGGTCCCACCGCCACCTCGTGGATCTCCTCCCCCTCCACCCGGTAGTAGTCGGTGTCACCCGCCACTTTCCCGCCTAAACCTTTACGTGACGGCATGAAGGGGTGGTGGAACCGGACCGGCTTGGGCCAGGGGTGGGCCTCGGGGGTGATGCCGCACTGTTCGGCGATCTCCCGCTCGAAAAGGTGGAGTTGGGGGACGAGACGGCAGATGGAGGGAAAGGCCATTCCCGCCTCGGTTCGCATGAGCCCCAGAAGCCCGTCGTTGGGGGCGGCCATGAGGCACCAGAGGGTGGCGCCGGCGTCGGTGGGGACCCCGAAACAGGAGGCGACCCGCCATCCACGGTCGGTGGCGTCGATAATATCCTGGAGGAACTGTTCGAGGGGAAGGAGCGGCACCGAGGCCACCGGCACCGCCTCTCCGTTGCGCAGGCAGGTGAGGGAGAAGGTGCGGGTCACGGCACGTTTCCTCCTAATAGGGCCGCTCCTTCCGTAATGAGGCGGCTGAGTGGTTCCGGTATCCAGATACCGAGCATGAGGACGACTCCCATAAGAATGAGCGGCGGCACCACCGTGAGGAAGCGGTCCCGGTAACCGGTATGTTCGATGCGGCTCGATTCCCCCATCACCACCGGCAGGACCGTGCGCGCCATGCCGAGGAAAATGGCGGCCAGAAAAAAGAGGATGAGACCGCCGATCCACTCTCCTCCTTGGGTCATGGCGCTGGAGATGATGGAGAATTCGCTCACGAAGAGGCCGAAGGGGGGAGAGCCGGTGACGGCGAAGAACCCGGCCAGGAAGAGCCCTCCCGACCAGGGGAGACGCCGCAGTGCTCCCCGCACCTGCTCGCACCGTTTGCTGTTGTAGGAACGGTGGATGTTGGCGGCGGCCAGGAAGAGGACCCCCTTGGTGAGGCTGTTGTTCACCAGATGGAGGAGTGCCCCGGCCAGAGCCCCTTTGCCGAGCCCCAGGGCCACGGCCAGGATCCCCACATGCTCCACGCTGGAGTAGGCGAGCATCCGCTTGAAGTCGGCCTGGCGTGCCATGAAGACGGCGGCCGTGGCCATGGAGAGGAGGCCCATGAGGACAAGGGCGTCCCGGTGGAAGGTCGTCCCGTTGGCTGCCACGCAGACCTGGTAGGCCCGCAGGAGCCCCACGAAGGAGCAGGTCACGAGCCCTCCGGCCAGGAGCCCCCCCACGAGTCCGGGCGCTTCGCCGTAGGCGTCGGGCTTCCAGGTGTGGAGCGGCGCGAGCCCCATCTTGGTCCCGTAGCCCACGAGGAGAAACACGAAAGCCGCCTTGAGCCAGGCGGGGGAGAGGAGCCGCGCGTTCGCCACCAGGGGTTCCAGGAGAAGCGTCGGTTCGATCCGGGCCACCACGGTGGAGTAGGCCAGGAAGAGGAGCCCCAGGAGCGCCAGGGCGATCCCCACGGAGCAGATGAGCATGTACTTCCAGGTGGCCTCGATGGAGCGGGCGTTGCGGTTGAAGTAGAGGAGGGGGGTCATGGTGAGGGTGGTCGTCTCGATGGCCACCCAGAGGAGCCCCAGGTGGTGGGCAAAGGCCACGAGCGTCATGGCCGAAAGGCAGACCGGTAGCATGGCGCAGAGGAGGCGGTTCGGCCGTTCCCGGCGGTAGGCGAGATATTCCACGGCATAGAGCCCGGATGCGAAAAAGAGAAGGCTCACGGAGAGGAGTACGAGCTTCCCGATGGCGTCCAGGTGGAGCCACATCCCCACCGAAGGGGATGTGGGGGTGAGTGCCGCCTCGATCGTCAGGGCCAGGTGGAGCGTCCCGACGACGGGAAGCACCCAGGGACGGCTCCGGTCAGAAGGGATGAGCCAGGCCGTGATGGCGCCCAGAAGCGGTATGAGGAGGATGCCGGTAATCATGCTAGTCCCTGAGGGTGGTGAGCCGCGACGTGTCGATGGACGAGAACTCGCGGCTGATCTGGTTGATGATGATCCCCATGACGAAGATGCCGACGATGAGGTCCAGCAGGACCCCCGCCTCCACCATGACTGGCATCGCCTCGGTCAGGAGGAGTCCAAAGAGGAAGATACCGTTTTCCAGCATCAGGTAACCGATTACCTGAGAGATGGCTTTACGCCGGGTCACCAGCACGATGAAGCCGGTGAGGAGCGTGGCGATGGCCGCCGGCACGAAGAGGAGCCCCTGGTGCTCCGGAGCCAGGGGGAGGCGGGCGGCGAAGACAAAGGAGAGCCCCGTCGTGATGGCGCCGATGAGAAGCGTCGGCACATACCCCAGGTAGGGCTCCATCTCCCGGGATATCCGGGCCCGGACGATGGCGCCGGTCAGAAGCCACGGGATGATGATTCCCTTTGCCAGGATGAGGCCGCCGGTAATGACCACCAGGTGCCAGGAGAACGAGTGGACGAGGATCGGGAGGATGCCGAGGATGACCCCTTGGATGGCCACGGCGCGGATCGCCACGGCCAGGCGCCCCGAACCGAGGGCCGCGAAGTTGATGAGCATCACGAGGACGATGAGCTGGTCCACCAGGGAAGTCATGGTCTACCTCAGCACCAGGAGCAGCGAAAACGCCGCCAGGATGCAGGCCGCCGCCAGCATCTGGGGGACCTTGGGGAGCCGCAGCCGTGCCATGACCGATTCCACCATGCCGATCCCCACGGCCAGCATCATCATGGCGATCACGAAGAGGACCCAGTCCACCACGGGGATGCCGGTGGCATAGGGGAGGGCGATGTCGGTGAACAGGGCACCCAGCACGAAGAGTTTCAGGGCCGCCCCGTAGAGGATGGCGCCGAAGAGGGGGCCGCTGTGGTCGAGCACCATCACCTCGTGGATCATGGTCAGTTCCAGGTGGGTGGTGGGGTCGTCGAAAGGGACCCGGCAGTTCTCGGCCAGGAGCACGATGAAGAGGCTTCCCACCAGCAGGAGGAGCGATGCGCCGGCCGAAAGCCAGGAGGTGGCGGCAGTCCCGGTCAGCATGGGGGTCAGGGAGAGGGAGCCGGAGAGCCGTGCCAGCACCGCCAGGGAGAAGAAGAGGGCCGGCTCGGCCAGGCAGGCGAAGGTGGCCTCCCGGGCCGCCCCCATCCCCTCGAAGCTGGAACCGGTATCCAGGGCCGCCGCCGTGGTGCAGAAGCGGGCCAGCCCGAAGAGATAGGCGAAGAGGATCATGTCGCCGCTGAAAGAGAGAGGGGGGCGGTGCTCCCCGAGGGGGATCAGGAGCGAGGCCACAAGCGTTGCCGCCAGGCCCGCCACTGGTCCCGCCCGGAAGACCCAGCTCGTGGTTTCGCTGAAGACCGACCCCTTGCGCACGAGCTTTGCCAGGTCGTAGTACGCTTGAAAAAGCGGTGGACCGGTGCGGCCTGCAAAGATGGCCTTGGTCCGGTTGATCACCCCGAGCAGCAGCGGCGGCATGAGCAGGGTAATCAGGATATGGATAACGGCGTCGACCATTCCCTTCCTGCTCCTTTAATAGGCCCACGCCAGCAAGAGCGCCAGCGTCACGAAGATGTAGAGGATATAAAGGTGGAGCCGGCCGTGCTGGAGCTTGCGGGCCAGAGAGAACCTCCGGTCCATGGCCGAGAGGAGCGGCGTGATGACCAGTTCCAGTACCGCTTCGGGAACATGGCTCGAAAAGGCGCTTTTCCCCGGGAAGAGGCCCTGAACCTTGGGCGGGTGGACCCGGGGGCGGAGCACCGCGGCGAATAGGTTCACGAACATCTCTGCAAAGGAAGAGGCGGTGTACTGCATCCGGACAGTGGGACGGGCAAAGCCGCAGCCCCAGGTGCCGACTCTCCCCCGAGGTTGATCCGTTACCCGCTTCCAGAGCCAGGCGCCGATGCCGAGAATCGCCAGAAGGAGGATGAGCCCCATGAGGGTAATCCAGCCAAAGGGCGCCGCATCCGCCAGCCGGACGCCGGCAAAGGGGAGCTGGGGGCTCCAGGCAAAGAGGGCCGGCTCCAGAAAGCGTGGGAGTGCCACGGGGAGGAGGCCGATGGCTGCGCAGAGTATGGCAAGGAGCATCATGGGGCCCCGCATGGCCCACCCCGGTTCGTGGCACCCGGCCGCGTCGGACGACCGGGGTAACCCCAGGAAGACCGTGCCGAATACCTTCACGAAGCAGAGGACCGCCATCCCTCCCACCATGGCCAGGGCCGGCGCCGCCAGCCCCAGCAGGGGGGCCGCGGCCCCCTTTTCCTGCACGAGGCCGGAGAAAAAGCCGAGATAGACGAGAAGCTCACTCACAAAGCCGTTCAGGGGGGGGAGTCCGCAAATGGCCACGGCGCCGGTGAGAAAGAGGGCCGCGGTCCAGGGCATCCGTCGGCCCAGCCCGCCGAGGCTGTCGATCTCCCGGGTCCCAGCCTCGTGAATTACCGCACCGGCCCCGAGGAAGAGGAGGGACTTGAAAAGGGCGTGATTCAGGATATGGAGAAGCGCCCCCCCGAGCCCGAGGACCACCAGGAGCGGCAGTCCCGCTCCCCTGCCGATGAGGGCAACGCCGAGCCCCATGACGATGATGCCGATGTTTTCGATGCTGTGGTAGGCCAGGAGCCGCTTCAGGTCGTGCTGTCCCACGGCAAAGGCAACCCCGAGGATTCCCGACACAATTCCCGCCATAAGAAGAACCATCCCCCACCAGGGCGGGACCACTCCGAAGAAGGAGAGGATGCGGACCATGCCGTAGATTCCCATCTTGATGAGGACTCCCGACATGAGGGCCGACACGTGGCTCGGTGCGCTGGCATGGGCGCCCGGGAGCCAGACGTGAAGCGGCATCACCCCTGCCTTGAGGCCAAAGCCCAGGAGAGCGGTCACGAAAATGGCGGCCCCAAGGGGAGTTGTTCCGTCCAGCGCCGTTGTCGCAGGAAATGAAAAGGAACCGGCAGTCGCTTTTAGCAGGGAGAAGCAGGCGAAGAGGGTGAGGGTGCTTGCGTGGGTTGCCACGAGATAGATGAGGGATGCGTCTCGAACCTCCTGCTCCAGATCGTCGGTGGCGAGGGCAAAGTAGGCGGAAAGGGCCATGATCTCCCAGAAGATGAGAAAAAGGACTCCGTTCCGGGCCAGGGGGACCAATGCCAGGGAAGCGGCGAGGACGCCGAAGAAAAAGGTGAGCCGCGGTGCCGTGCGGGGGTGGTGGCTGGCGGGCCAGTAGCCGATGCCGTACACGGCGCAGCAGGCGCTGACGATGAAGACGGGGAGGAGGAAGAAGGCGGAGAGCGGGTCGATGCCGGCCTCAAGGGGGCCGAAGGGA contains the following coding sequences:
- a CDS encoding proton-conducting transporter membrane subunit — encoded protein: MITGILLIPLLGAITAWLIPSDRSRPWVLPVVGTLHLALTIEAALTPTSPSVGMWLHLDAIGKLVLLSVSLLFFASGLYAVEYLAYRRERPNRLLCAMLPVCLSAMTLVAFAHHLGLLWVAIETTTLTMTPLLYFNRNARSIEATWKYMLICSVGIALALLGLLFLAYSTVVARIEPTLLLEPLVANARLLSPAWLKAAFVFLLVGYGTKMGLAPLHTWKPDAYGEAPGLVGGLLAGGLVTCSFVGLLRAYQVCVAANGTTFHRDALVLMGLLSMATAAVFMARQADFKRMLAYSSVEHVGILAVALGLGKGALAGALLHLVNNSLTKGVLFLAAANIHRSYNSKRCEQVRGALRRLPWSGGLFLAGFFAVTGSPPFGLFVSEFSIISSAMTQGGEWIGGLILFFLAAIFLGMARTVLPVVMGESSRIEHTGYRDRFLTVVPPLILMGVVLMLGIWIPEPLSRLITEGAALLGGNVP
- a CDS encoding proton-conducting transporter membrane subunit yields the protein MEASTAGPDNPVSLVIAGALLIGASGIPGLFLPKKLDWGQKCASLTVVLGSILGIIGALATLFTERTVSYTLVSSLPFGPLEAGIDPLSAFFLLPVFIVSACCAVYGIGYWPASHHPRTAPRLTFFFGVLAASLALVPLARNGVLFLIFWEIMALSAYFALATDDLEQEVRDASLIYLVATHASTLTLFACFSLLKATAGSFSFPATTALDGTTPLGAAIFVTALLGFGLKAGVMPLHVWLPGAHASAPSHVSALMSGVLIKMGIYGMVRILSFFGVVPPWWGMVLLMAGIVSGILGVAFAVGQHDLKRLLAYHSIENIGIIVMGLGVALIGRGAGLPLLVVLGLGGALLHILNHALFKSLLFLGAGAVIHEAGTREIDSLGGLGRRMPWTAALFLTGAVAICGLPPLNGFVSELLVYLGFFSGLVQEKGAAAPLLGLAAPALAMVGGMAVLCFVKVFGTVFLGLPRSSDAAGCHEPGWAMRGPMMLLAILCAAIGLLPVALPRFLEPALFAWSPQLPFAGVRLADAAPFGWITLMGLILLLAILGIGAWLWKRVTDQPRGRVGTWGCGFARPTVRMQYTASSFAEMFVNLFAAVLRPRVHPPKVQGLFPGKSAFSSHVPEAVLELVITPLLSAMDRRFSLARKLQHGRLHLYILYIFVTLALLLAWAY
- a CDS encoding respiratory chain complex I subunit 1 family protein, encoding MVDAVIHILITLLMPPLLLGVINRTKAIFAGRTGPPLFQAYYDLAKLVRKGSVFSETTSWVFRAGPVAGLAATLVASLLIPLGEHRPPLSFSGDMILFAYLFGLARFCTTAAALDTGSSFEGMGAAREATFACLAEPALFFSLAVLARLSGSLSLTPMLTGTAATSWLSAGASLLLLVGSLFIVLLAENCRVPFDDPTTHLELTMIHEVMVLDHSGPLFGAILYGAALKLFVLGALFTDIALPYATGIPVVDWVLFVIAMMMLAVGIGMVESVMARLRLPKVPQMLAAACILAAFSLLLVLR
- a CDS encoding NADH-quinone oxidoreductase subunit C, whose amino-acid sequence is MTRTFSLTCLRNGEAVPVASVPLLPLEQFLQDIIDATDRGWRVASCFGVPTDAGATLWCLMAAPNDGLLGLMRTEAGMAFPSICRLVPQLHLFEREIAEQCGITPEAHPWPKPVRFHHPFMPSRKGLGGKVAGDTDYYRVEGEEIHEVAVGPVHAGIIEPGHFRFQCHGEEVFSLEIALGYQHRGVEEGILKGPHPKTLFQMETIAGDTTIGHTLAYAMVMEALGGTVPSARAEIIRAISLELERLANHTGDLGALAGDVAYLPTASFCGRIRGDFLNMTAHICGSRFGRGIVRPGGVGFDVGERQAGELLDRLAAASDDLENAVGLLWDTQSVMARFEGTGKVSQETAREIGLVGPAARACGIDRDVRRDTPFGIYGVSPVAVAVEENGDVFARAHVRWREAEASLHFVAEQLRQLPAGPPVTNTATPAPDSVAVALTEGWRGEICHVAITDGTGRFARYKVVDPSFHNWTGLALALRNQQISDFPLCNKSFNLSYCGFDL